Proteins encoded within one genomic window of Acidimicrobiales bacterium:
- a CDS encoding succinate dehydrogenase/fumarate reductase iron-sulfur subunit produces the protein METLNLTLKVWRQNGADDPGRFETYQTSGISTDMSFLEMLDAVNEQLIADNKEPIEFDHDCREGICGSCGIMIDGKAHGPEKATATCQLHMRHYSDGDTIVLEPWRAAGFPVIRDLMVDRRPLDTIVEAGGYISVNTGSAPDANLILVPKPAADSAMDAASCIGCGACVAACPNSAAQLFTAAKIEHLNQLPQGQTERWARTEAMVETMEEFFGSCTNHGECEEACPKEISIDFIAYMNRDYVKSKVKNRRLSGQRN, from the coding sequence GTGGAGACGCTCAACCTCACCCTCAAGGTGTGGCGCCAGAACGGCGCCGACGACCCCGGCCGGTTCGAGACCTACCAGACGTCGGGTATCAGCACCGACATGTCGTTTCTCGAGATGCTCGACGCGGTCAACGAACAGCTCATCGCCGACAACAAGGAACCGATCGAGTTCGACCACGACTGCCGCGAGGGCATCTGTGGCTCGTGCGGCATCATGATCGACGGCAAGGCCCACGGCCCCGAGAAGGCCACCGCCACCTGCCAGCTGCACATGCGTCACTACTCCGACGGCGACACCATCGTGCTCGAGCCGTGGCGTGCCGCCGGCTTCCCGGTCATCCGCGACCTGATGGTCGACCGGCGCCCCCTCGACACCATCGTCGAGGCAGGCGGATACATCTCGGTCAACACCGGGAGCGCTCCCGACGCCAACCTCATCCTCGTTCCCAAGCCGGCCGCCGACTCGGCGATGGACGCCGCGTCCTGCATCGGCTGCGGCGCCTGTGTCGCCGCGTGTCCCAACAGCGCGGCCCAGCTGTTCACCGCGGCCAAGATCGAGCACCTCAACCAACTCCCGCAGGGCCAGACCGAGCGGTGGGCGCGCACCGAGGCCATGGTCGAGACCATGGAGGAGTTCTTCGGTTCCTGCACCAACCACGGTGAGTGCGAGGAAGCGTGCCCGAAGGAGATCTCGATCGACTTCATCGCCTACATGAACCGCGACTACGTGAAGTCGAAGGTCAAGAACCGTCGCCTGTCGGGCCAGCGGAACTGA
- a CDS encoding DUF368 domain-containing protein: protein MTGLGWTLASRALRRPIRRILTQVARGFLMGAADVVPGVSGGTVALVLGIYERLVANIRGGAGALGALATGQVSTALGRLRHLEWGWLLSLGVGIAVAVVSLAHTIETLLEEQPVRTAALFFGLIAGSVVLAWRLVRLRDLKRVSVAGAAAVAAFFVLGLGSGPVDDPSWWMFLGAGAVAICAMILPGVSGSFLLLMLGMYDSVLGLVTDRDLAVLGVFAVGGVVGLALFSTALHWALAAHHDTVLAAMVGLMLGSLRVLWPWPDGTDSSTLATPADDVVVPVLIAVAATAVVLVTTFVAGRSSGEHPAFTGRSSNGA from the coding sequence ATGACCGGCCTCGGCTGGACGTTGGCGTCTCGCGCCCTGCGCCGGCCGATCCGACGAATCCTCACCCAGGTGGCCCGCGGGTTCCTCATGGGGGCGGCCGATGTCGTCCCCGGGGTGTCGGGCGGGACGGTGGCGCTGGTCCTCGGCATCTACGAACGCCTGGTCGCCAACATCCGCGGTGGGGCGGGGGCGCTGGGGGCACTGGCCACCGGACAGGTGTCGACCGCGCTCGGCCGGCTCCGCCACCTCGAGTGGGGATGGCTGCTGTCGCTCGGGGTCGGGATCGCCGTCGCCGTGGTGAGCTTGGCCCACACCATCGAGACGCTGCTCGAAGAGCAACCGGTGCGGACCGCGGCGTTGTTCTTCGGGCTCATCGCCGGGTCGGTGGTGCTGGCATGGCGCCTCGTGCGCCTCCGCGACCTGAAGCGGGTGTCGGTGGCCGGCGCCGCCGCGGTGGCAGCGTTCTTCGTGCTCGGGCTCGGCTCGGGCCCGGTCGACGATCCCAGCTGGTGGATGTTTCTCGGGGCCGGGGCAGTGGCGATCTGCGCCATGATCCTCCCCGGCGTGTCCGGCTCCTTCCTGCTGCTCATGCTCGGCATGTACGACTCGGTCCTCGGATTGGTCACCGACCGCGACCTGGCGGTGCTCGGAGTCTTCGCCGTCGGGGGCGTCGTCGGTCTCGCCCTGTTCTCCACGGCGCTGCACTGGGCGCTGGCTGCTCACCACGACACGGTCCTGGCCGCGATGGTGGGCCTGATGCTCGGATCGTTGCGGGTCCTGTGGCCCTGGCCCGACGGAACCGACAGCTCGACGCTGGCCACTCCCGCCGACGACGTCGTCGTGCCCGTGTTGATCGCCGTCGCCGCGACCGCAGTGGTGTTGGTGACCACCTTCGTCGCCGGCCGCAGCAGCGGGGAGCACCCCGCGTTCACCGGACGCTCCTCGAACGGGGCCTGA
- a CDS encoding fumarate reductase/succinate dehydrogenase flavoprotein subunit, translating to MTPSTPLESKVPDGPMAEKWERHKFDSKLVNPANKRKYEIIVVGTGLAGASAAATLGELGYNVKAFTFHESPRRAHSIAAQGGINAAKNYQNDGDSVYRLFYDTVKGGDYRSREANVHRLAEVSNNIIDQCVAQGVPFARDYGGLLDNRSFGGAQVSRTFYARGQTGQQLLLGAYQAMMRQVAAGSVELHTRAEMLDVVVKDGVAAGIVTRDLSTGEITSHSAHAVLVCTGGYSNAYYLSTNAMASNVTAAWRAHRKGAFFANPCFTQIHPTCIPASDEFQSKLTLMSESLRNDGRIWVPRSADETRPADQIPEDERDYYLERKYPAFGNLVPRDVASRNAKTVVDEGRGVGPLKNGVYLDFSDAIARLGQDVIAERYGNLFDMYQRITDENPYQVPMRIYPATHYTMGGLWVDYDLMTTVPGLYALGEANFSDHGANRLGASALMQGLADGYFVIPYTIGNHLSGLLGTTPVDTSDPAFVEAENEVRDRTKRWLSIKGTHSVEHFHRELGKIVWENIGMERSTAGLEKALSEIPALQAEFEKDVRVLGSDESPNQSVEKVGRVADFFELAQLLARDALHREESCGGHFRVESQTEEGEAKRDDDNFAYVGAWEWQGPDSPPTLHKEPLVFEEVALTQRSYK from the coding sequence ATGACCCCCAGCACCCCCCTGGAGTCCAAGGTCCCCGACGGACCGATGGCCGAGAAGTGGGAACGCCACAAGTTCGACTCGAAGCTGGTCAACCCGGCCAACAAGCGCAAGTACGAGATCATCGTCGTCGGCACCGGGCTGGCCGGTGCCAGCGCCGCCGCCACCCTCGGCGAGCTGGGCTACAACGTGAAGGCCTTCACCTTCCACGAGTCGCCCCGTCGGGCCCACAGCATCGCCGCCCAAGGCGGCATCAACGCGGCGAAGAACTACCAGAACGACGGCGACTCGGTGTACCGGCTCTTCTACGACACGGTCAAGGGCGGCGACTACCGCTCCCGTGAAGCCAACGTGCACCGCCTTGCCGAGGTCAGCAACAACATCATCGACCAGTGCGTCGCCCAGGGCGTGCCCTTCGCCCGCGACTACGGCGGCCTGCTCGACAACCGCTCCTTCGGCGGCGCCCAGGTGTCGCGCACCTTCTACGCCCGGGGCCAGACCGGCCAGCAGCTCCTCCTCGGCGCCTACCAGGCGATGATGCGCCAGGTCGCGGCCGGCAGCGTCGAGCTGCACACCCGGGCCGAGATGCTCGACGTCGTCGTCAAGGACGGCGTGGCTGCCGGCATCGTCACCCGCGACCTGTCCACCGGCGAGATCACCTCGCACTCGGCCCATGCCGTGCTGGTGTGCACCGGCGGCTACTCCAACGCCTACTACCTGTCGACCAACGCCATGGCCTCCAACGTCACCGCGGCGTGGCGGGCGCACCGAAAGGGGGCGTTCTTCGCCAACCCCTGCTTCACCCAGATCCACCCGACCTGCATCCCCGCCAGCGACGAGTTCCAGTCCAAGCTCACGCTCATGTCCGAGTCGCTGCGCAACGACGGCCGCATCTGGGTCCCCAGGAGCGCCGACGAGACCCGCCCGGCGGACCAGATCCCCGAGGACGAGCGCGACTACTACCTCGAGCGCAAGTATCCCGCATTCGGCAACCTGGTCCCCCGCGACGTCGCCTCGCGCAACGCCAAGACGGTGGTCGACGAGGGCCGCGGCGTCGGACCGCTCAAGAACGGCGTCTACCTCGACTTCTCCGACGCCATCGCCCGCCTGGGCCAGGACGTCATCGCCGAGCGGTACGGGAACCTGTTCGACATGTACCAGCGCATCACCGACGAGAACCCGTACCAGGTGCCCATGCGCATCTACCCCGCCACCCACTACACCATGGGCGGTTTGTGGGTCGACTACGACCTGATGACCACCGTCCCCGGGCTCTACGCCCTCGGCGAGGCCAACTTCTCCGACCACGGAGCCAACCGCCTCGGGGCGTCAGCGCTCATGCAGGGCCTGGCCGATGGCTACTTCGTGATCCCCTACACCATCGGCAACCACCTGTCGGGCCTGCTCGGCACCACCCCGGTCGACACCTCCGACCCGGCCTTCGTCGAGGCCGAGAACGAGGTGCGCGACCGCACCAAGCGGTGGCTGTCCATCAAGGGGACCCACTCGGTCGAGCACTTCCACCGCGAGCTCGGCAAGATCGTCTGGGAGAACATCGGCATGGAGCGCTCGACCGCGGGCCTCGAGAAGGCCCTGTCCGAGATCCCCGCCCTGCAGGCCGAGTTCGAAAAGGACGTGCGGGTGCTCGGCAGCGACGAGTCGCCGAACCAGTCCGTCGAGAAGGTCGGCCGCGTGGCCGACTTCTTCGAGCTCGCCCAGCTCCTGGCTCGCGATGCCCTGCACCGCGAGGAGTCCTGCGGCGGACACTTCCGGGTCGAGAGCCAGACCGAGGAGGGCGAGGCCAAGCGCGACGACGACAACTTCGCCTACGTCGGCGCGTGGGAGTGGCAGGGCCCCGACAGTCCCCCGACCCTCCACAAGGAGCCGTTGGTGTTCGAAGAAGTCGCGCTCACCCAGAGGAGCTACAAGTAA